One part of the Ralstonia pickettii genome encodes these proteins:
- a CDS encoding MBL fold metallo-hydrolase, whose product MRLLTSVAVIAVAAAMATSFGVAQAQTATSAATAATQQRTQVPGYYRMALGDHVVTALYDGYTDLPAKTLLGLNAQSVQSLLARMFVSNTPGMQTAVNGFLIDTGAKRILVDTGSGTCFGPTMGGLAGNVRASGYQPEQIDAVLLTHLHPDHACGLLTPQGQPAFPNAQVYVAAPEADFWLSETIAASKPSDMQPFFKMARDSVAPYAAAGKLKQFKPGDEVVPGVRSVRANGHTPGHSGYLFASKGHSLLVWGDIVHSHAVQFQHPEVAFEYDVDKKAAVATRRKLFAEAARDKLWVAGAHLPFPGLGHVRREGNAFAWVPIEYGPLRTDRAD is encoded by the coding sequence ATGCGTTTGCTTACTTCTGTCGCCGTGATAGCCGTGGCCGCCGCGATGGCGACGTCTTTCGGAGTCGCCCAAGCCCAAACTGCAACTTCAGCCGCTACCGCTGCCACGCAACAACGCACCCAAGTGCCCGGTTACTACCGTATGGCGCTGGGTGACCACGTGGTGACCGCGCTCTACGACGGCTACACCGATCTGCCCGCCAAGACTCTGCTTGGCCTGAACGCGCAATCGGTGCAGAGCCTGCTGGCGCGGATGTTTGTATCGAACACGCCGGGCATGCAGACGGCGGTGAACGGCTTTCTGATCGACACGGGTGCCAAGCGCATCCTCGTTGATACGGGGTCGGGCACGTGCTTTGGCCCGACGATGGGCGGCCTGGCCGGCAACGTCCGCGCCTCCGGCTATCAGCCCGAGCAGATCGATGCCGTGCTGCTGACGCACCTGCATCCGGACCACGCATGCGGCCTCCTGACGCCGCAAGGTCAACCGGCCTTTCCGAATGCGCAGGTGTATGTCGCCGCGCCGGAAGCCGATTTCTGGCTGAGCGAAACGATTGCCGCTTCCAAACCGAGCGACATGCAACCGTTCTTCAAGATGGCGCGCGACTCAGTGGCGCCATATGCCGCTGCGGGCAAGCTCAAGCAATTCAAGCCGGGTGACGAGGTGGTGCCCGGCGTACGGTCGGTGCGCGCCAACGGGCACACGCCGGGGCATAGCGGTTACCTGTTCGCATCGAAGGGACACAGCCTGCTGGTGTGGGGCGATATCGTGCACAGCCACGCCGTGCAGTTCCAGCACCCCGAGGTCGCGTTCGAATATGACGTCGACAAGAAGGCTGCTGTCGCCACGCGCCGCAAGCTGTTTGCGGAAGCGGCGCGAGACAAGCTCTGGGTGGCCGGCGCTCATCTTCCGTTCCCGGGGCTGGGGCACGTGCGCCGCGAGGGCAACGCCTTCGCCTGGGTGCCGATCGAATACGGCCCGCTGCGCACAGACCGCGCTGATTGA
- a CDS encoding OmpW/AlkL family protein, with amino-acid sequence MKKLTVALMAACASAGAMAQQAGDNVATVGWFHIMPQDSSNNLTTSVINAPINDPLRLPGSFTSPNSGLRVSNANTLGLTLTHFFTDNIALTTIAGVPPEFKLTGHGVIRAPGPAGALGHVDLDDPSNQPAVRKARQWSPGVILQWYFGHAQSTFRPFVGVGVVYSFFTNIELNPYFAAAVNRELGSVLAAGAGKPGPTYVEGKSSSSWAPIFNLGASYAINKQWALTATVSYLPLKTEAATVIKASDGTTLATTKTTLKANPIITFVGVSYKF; translated from the coding sequence ATGAAGAAACTGACTGTCGCATTGATGGCGGCCTGCGCATCCGCAGGCGCCATGGCGCAGCAGGCCGGTGACAACGTGGCGACGGTGGGCTGGTTCCACATCATGCCGCAGGACTCGAGCAACAACCTGACCACCAGCGTGATCAATGCGCCGATCAATGATCCGCTGCGCTTGCCCGGCAGCTTCACGTCGCCCAACAGCGGGCTGCGCGTGAGCAACGCCAACACGCTGGGCCTGACGCTCACGCACTTCTTTACCGACAACATTGCGCTGACCACGATTGCCGGCGTGCCGCCCGAATTCAAGCTGACCGGGCATGGCGTGATCCGCGCACCCGGGCCCGCAGGGGCGCTCGGTCACGTCGATCTGGACGACCCGTCCAATCAGCCCGCCGTGCGCAAGGCCCGCCAATGGAGCCCCGGGGTCATCCTGCAGTGGTACTTCGGGCACGCGCAGTCGACGTTCCGTCCGTTCGTGGGCGTGGGTGTGGTCTACAGCTTCTTCACCAACATCGAGCTGAATCCGTACTTTGCGGCGGCCGTGAATCGCGAACTGGGCAGCGTCCTGGCAGCGGGGGCAGGCAAGCCGGGGCCGACGTATGTCGAGGGGAAATCGTCGTCGTCGTGGGCGCCGATCTTCAACCTCGGTGCGAGCTACGCGATCAACAAGCAATGGGCATTGACGGCAACGGTCTCGTATCTGCCGCTCAAGACCGAGGCGGCGACCGTCATCAAAGCGTCGGATGGCACCACGCTGGCCACCACCAAGACCACGCTCAAGGCCAATCCGATCATCACGTTCGTTGGGGTGTCGTACAAGTTTTAG
- a CDS encoding acetyl-CoA carboxylase family protein gives MTFRKLLIANRGEIAIRIARAAAAMGLPSVAVYSEDDRDALHPLRTDEAVPLPGNGPRAYLNGAAILAAARAVGADAVHPGYGFLSENAAFARQCAQAGVQFVGPSPHVLDLFGDKARARALAHEAGIPIVSGTQGATTLEEARAFFAALPHSHGMMIKAVAGGGGRGMRAVHDAQAIADAYARCVSEATAAGGDQPRSGDVYVEALVPTPRHIEIQIVADTDGHVTHLGERECSLQRRHQKLIEIAPSPSLDDALRTRIADAAVTLAKAAGYSGIGTFEFLVENAGAPDATFYFMEANPRVQVEHTVTEMVTGVDLVVTQLALAQGASLTDLGLARPIAPRGHAVQVRVNAETLDASGQPHPSTGTLTAFEAPNGPGVRVDTCGYAGYRPNPRFDSLLAKLIVHAPHGTYAQTLAQTYRALCEFRIEGLATNKRLLQDLLRDADVQANAVHTQFLDAMLADLAAGNGEAHPALHATSVTTPDMTPVTSFLDELPDDAEVLTAPMDGALIQMHAQAGATVARGEVLAVIEAMKMEHVVIAPAAGRVLQVCAQSGATVREGQPLAVLQPSDAQHESAAADAEIDLDHIRPDLQAVIDRHAFGLDDNRPDAVARRRKTGQRTARENIDHLCDAGSFIEYGALAIAAQRQRRALDDLIRSTPADGIITGIGTVNGSHFPDQDARCMVLAYDYTVLAGTQGTFNHKKTDRALELAQQWKLPVVLFAEGGGGRPGDTEKRGVSGLDCPTFIHFARLSGLVPTIGIVSGRCFAGNAALLGCADVIIATRDATIGMGGPAMIEGGGLGVYAPEEVGPVSVQAPNGVIDVLVDDETEAVDAARRYLSYFQGPLASWEAGDVRHLRHAIPENRMRSYDMRGVIDALADTGSVLELRQAFGVGIVTALIRIEGRAFGCIANNPRHLGGAIDSAAADKASRFMQLCNAFDLPIVSLCDTPGFMVGPEAEKTATVRHVSRMFVTAGNLRVPFFTVVLRKGYGLGAMAMAAGGFQAPFFTASWPSGEFGGMGIEGAIRLGFRKELEAVEDRAEREALFRKMVEAAYEEGRALNIASYLEIDAVIDPADTRRWLLRGLQSAPPAPPRHTRDPATRRFIDTW, from the coding sequence ATGACGTTTCGCAAACTGCTGATCGCCAATCGCGGCGAGATCGCCATTCGCATTGCCCGTGCAGCCGCCGCGATGGGCTTGCCCTCCGTTGCCGTCTATTCCGAAGATGACCGCGACGCACTGCATCCCCTTCGCACCGATGAAGCCGTGCCCTTGCCCGGCAACGGCCCGCGTGCCTATCTCAATGGCGCGGCAATCCTCGCTGCCGCACGGGCCGTCGGCGCCGATGCTGTTCATCCGGGCTATGGGTTCCTGAGCGAGAACGCTGCCTTCGCACGCCAGTGCGCGCAGGCTGGCGTGCAATTCGTCGGACCGTCCCCGCACGTGCTTGACCTCTTCGGCGACAAGGCACGCGCTCGGGCGCTTGCGCATGAGGCGGGCATTCCCATCGTCAGTGGCACGCAAGGCGCAACCACCCTTGAAGAGGCGCGCGCGTTCTTCGCCGCGCTGCCACACTCGCACGGCATGATGATCAAGGCCGTGGCGGGCGGCGGCGGGCGTGGCATGCGCGCCGTGCACGATGCGCAGGCGATTGCCGACGCGTATGCGCGTTGCGTGTCCGAAGCCACTGCCGCCGGGGGTGACCAACCGCGCAGCGGCGACGTCTACGTGGAAGCGCTGGTGCCCACGCCGCGCCATATCGAAATCCAGATCGTCGCCGACACGGACGGCCACGTTACGCACCTCGGCGAGCGTGAATGCAGCCTGCAGCGCCGTCACCAGAAGCTGATCGAGATCGCGCCCAGCCCATCGCTGGACGACGCCCTGCGCACGCGCATCGCCGACGCGGCCGTCACGCTCGCCAAAGCGGCAGGCTACAGCGGCATTGGGACGTTCGAGTTCCTAGTGGAAAACGCAGGCGCACCGGACGCCACGTTCTATTTCATGGAAGCCAACCCACGCGTGCAAGTCGAGCACACCGTCACGGAGATGGTGACGGGCGTCGACCTGGTGGTGACACAACTGGCGCTGGCGCAAGGCGCGTCGCTCACGGACTTGGGGCTTGCTAGGCCGATCGCACCGCGCGGCCACGCCGTTCAAGTACGCGTCAACGCAGAGACCCTTGATGCAAGCGGCCAGCCGCATCCCTCCACTGGCACGCTCACCGCATTCGAGGCGCCCAACGGCCCCGGCGTGCGCGTCGACACCTGCGGTTATGCGGGCTACCGTCCGAACCCGCGCTTTGATTCGCTGCTGGCCAAATTGATCGTCCACGCACCACACGGCACGTATGCGCAGACGCTGGCACAGACGTACCGCGCGCTGTGCGAATTCCGCATCGAAGGGCTGGCCACCAACAAGCGGCTGCTGCAGGACCTGCTGCGCGACGCCGACGTGCAAGCCAACGCCGTGCATACGCAGTTTCTCGATGCGATGCTCGCCGACCTGGCAGCCGGCAACGGTGAAGCGCACCCTGCCCTGCACGCTACGTCGGTCACCACCCCGGATATGACGCCCGTTACGTCATTCCTCGATGAGCTTCCTGACGACGCCGAAGTGCTCACCGCGCCAATGGATGGCGCGCTGATCCAGATGCATGCGCAAGCCGGCGCCACGGTCGCGCGCGGCGAGGTGCTGGCCGTCATTGAAGCAATGAAGATGGAGCACGTCGTCATCGCACCCGCGGCCGGACGCGTGCTGCAAGTCTGCGCGCAGTCGGGCGCAACGGTGCGCGAAGGCCAGCCGCTGGCCGTGCTGCAGCCCAGCGATGCCCAACACGAGAGTGCCGCAGCCGACGCAGAGATCGACCTCGACCACATTCGCCCCGACCTGCAGGCCGTCATCGACCGCCATGCGTTTGGCCTTGACGATAACCGCCCGGATGCCGTTGCCCGCCGCCGCAAGACCGGCCAGCGCACCGCGCGCGAGAACATCGACCACTTGTGCGACGCCGGTTCATTCATCGAGTACGGCGCGCTTGCCATCGCAGCGCAACGCCAGCGGCGCGCACTCGACGATCTGATCCGCTCGACGCCGGCCGACGGCATCATCACCGGCATCGGAACCGTCAACGGCTCGCACTTCCCCGATCAGGACGCGCGCTGCATGGTGCTCGCGTATGACTACACCGTGCTGGCGGGCACCCAGGGCACCTTCAATCACAAGAAGACCGACCGTGCACTGGAGCTGGCGCAGCAATGGAAGCTGCCCGTTGTGCTGTTTGCCGAAGGCGGCGGCGGCCGGCCGGGGGACACTGAAAAGCGCGGCGTCAGCGGCCTGGACTGCCCGACCTTCATTCACTTCGCACGGCTGTCTGGGCTGGTGCCGACCATCGGTATCGTGTCGGGCCGCTGCTTTGCAGGTAACGCTGCGCTGCTGGGCTGCGCAGACGTGATCATCGCAACGCGCGACGCGACCATCGGCATGGGCGGCCCCGCCATGATTGAAGGCGGCGGCCTTGGCGTATACGCACCCGAAGAAGTTGGCCCTGTTAGCGTGCAGGCGCCCAATGGGGTGATCGATGTACTGGTCGACGACGAGACCGAAGCCGTCGATGCGGCACGCCGTTACCTGAGCTACTTCCAGGGCCCGCTTGCCAGTTGGGAGGCCGGCGACGTGCGCCACCTGCGCCACGCGATTCCCGAAAACCGTATGCGCAGCTACGACATGCGCGGCGTGATCGACGCGTTGGCCGACACAGGTTCGGTTCTGGAACTGCGTCAAGCATTTGGCGTGGGCATCGTCACCGCGCTGATCCGTATCGAAGGTCGCGCCTTCGGCTGCATCGCCAACAACCCGCGCCACCTGGGCGGCGCCATCGATTCTGCGGCAGCGGACAAGGCGTCACGCTTCATGCAGTTGTGCAACGCGTTCGACCTGCCCATCGTCTCGCTGTGCGACACACCGGGTTTCATGGTCGGGCCCGAAGCGGAGAAAACCGCCACCGTACGCCACGTCAGCCGCATGTTCGTGACGGCCGGCAACCTGCGCGTGCCTTTCTTCACCGTCGTGCTGCGCAAAGGCTACGGCCTTGGGGCGATGGCCATGGCCGCGGGCGGTTTCCAGGCGCCGTTCTTCACCGCTTCATGGCCCAGCGGCGAATTCGGTGGCATGGGCATCGAAGGCGCCATCCGCCTGGGGTTCCGCAAAGAGCTGGAAGCGGTGGAAGACCGCGCCGAGCGCGAGGCGCTGTTCCGCAAGATGGTCGAGGCCGCCTACGAGGAAGGCCGCGCGCTCAACATCGCCAGCTATCTCGAAATCGACGCCGTGATCGACCCGGCCGATACGCGCCGCTGGCTGCTGCGCGGGCTGCAATCGGCGCCGCCCGCACCGCCAAGGCACACACGCGACCCCGCCACCCGCCGCTTCATCGACACCTGGTAG